From the genome of Oncorhynchus masou masou isolate Uvic2021 chromosome 15, UVic_Omas_1.1, whole genome shotgun sequence:
CCTCCCATGACCCAAATTAATAATAAATAGTGTGTGATTGTAGATGTATCCTCAAAACTCGTGACCCTCCTTTCACATACCCAGGGCCCACTCAAGGTCCCAACCCATAGTTTAATTAAGAAACCCTGCAGCAGACTATTCTACGTGTCAGTACAGGATGATACTGTATAGCACCAGCATGAAAGTTGTCTTCAAAAACTCAGCTTTGGTTGCTGTGCGGTGTTAACATTTCAACCCATTTAGTTGTCTTGTTAATAACCTTAAGTAGGTCTGTTGAGCCCTGTGACATGCTTGGTGTAATCAGAATCAACCAGTGACCACAGGGCTGGAGGGAGTTGCTGCTGGCTCCTTTCAGATCTCGCTGGGGAGGGAGTTAGAGTACCAAGGCCAGGGGCTGCTGTCTATGGCCAGGGCAGCAGGGCTGTTGTTGCCGGTGCCATGGGTGGGGAAGAAGGGGATGTAGGGGATTGTAGGAAACAGCAAAGGGCTGCCCGGGGGGCTCTCATCCAGGGGCATGGGGAAGCCTACATCATCTGTGTCCCACACGTGGAAAGCATTGTGGGTCAGGACTATGGGGGGGTGTCTGGCAATGAAGCATTCCGGATTTCTGTTCTTCTCTAGGTCCTCGTCAGTGGGGCCAAGAAGACATTCTGATGAAAGGGGTAAACAGAGGGGACACTGGAGATAAGTACATTTGCTTCAGGACTAGTGCCCCTGATCATCTCTGTGTTAGCTAGTCATGTTGCCATTTTGCATAGAAAAGCTTAGGCTTATGCCTATTTGACACAAGTTATTTGGTACACTTATACATTGCGATGGATCAGCCTAACAACTACATAGATAAGTTATATTTCCACCTGATTTTCGAACATTTTAAGTTCATACCTGTTATATCAAGGGCCAGGTCCTTGATCAGATGTCCAACTATAGCATAGGCGACTCCTACCACTACCAGTGCTGCAATCAGCAGGTAGACAACTGCCTTTGGCAACGGAATGAGGTCCCGGACTGCCGGTTTATATTCCTTGTACAGCGGGTCTTCCGTCCCGACGAGTACGTCGAATTTGTAGACTTGTTGGGAAGCATGTGCCTCATCATTGAAATTAAAACTGGTGAAATTGAGGGCATTCATTATGGAAAAGTAGCCTAAACGATATAGCTCTAATGATGATAAACGCGCTGATGTCCGGAGATGAGgcaatcaccccccccccccccacaacaccAAGACAAGGACTTGATTGGTGGTGATTCTTGTATCCGTGCAACACTCAAGTCTCAACTTCTTTGATGTCTCAGTTCGAATGATCCTAAAGGTGATTGAAAAGCATGAAACATGTATATATGTTAATATCTCCACCAAATATAGTTTCATTTATGGAGATATTACTTCAAAACGATTTCAATACCATTTTGACAGTACAAGCGTTAGCTGCTTACCTTGATTTTGGACGACCGCTgttttgatgaaactggctttgcTTAGATTTATTTTTTAAGGTCCCTAATTGAGAGAGAACTTTTGGATGTCTATCTGAAATTAATTTCCATGTTCATAAGTGAGTCCCCCTGGAGTTTTCCTTTGACGCGCTTCTTtgtcatctccctgtctctgtccttggTTCTGTAATGAACCCAACCAATTTTCTCGCGGTAGTAAACAGTTCTATTCCTAGACCGCCCACTGTTCATCACTCAAGGGATAAACTTTATCCAGCCTCCACGTAAACAGCCAACCTGTATCAGCTAGATGTAGTTGATAATGTTCCCTTAATTCTATAGTTGATGGATTTACATTACCAAGAAATGTTGTCTCCTTAAATATACTAAGGACTCATGGCGTGAAGATCATGCCAATTAGAACCTTTACAGGAGATAGTTAATCGACACACGATCGCATGTAGTGGACGAATTTGTTTAATCCATGTTGTTTATGAAATATTGTAGACATTTCCTATTCAATATAAACCGACTTTCATCTTTGAAACATGTAGTTGTTCTTCTCCACTCGATTATTTTAGAGGGAATATACTTCTCCGCCGGGAATAATTCAGGGCACAGCTCTGCCTTTTGGCCTTCAATGCTTTCCCACATTGACTGGATTTGTATTTGTAAACGCTAATTGTTAGCAGATTTTGAAACGCAACCTCATGAGCCAAATCCTAACTGGAAATGAGCATACAGTTCATGACCTCATGACCTCAATGTGTCAATATAGACTGTCCCTATCaaacaaatgtattattattattaccctACTTGTTAAAACGAATCATTTCTACCAAAAAAGGAGCTACACTGGTTCATGTTCAGTGATTGACTTCTATTTCCTTAGGTAGAGAGCAGGCTTGGGCATGTATGGTATTTATCTGTTTCATAATTCCCCATTTCAAAGCATCAGTAGACATGCAAAGAAGCAGAATCGGAACAGATTAGAGGTTTTATTCCCTTTATGAGACAAGCCTTTATCTGCCCACCCCATGTCCTTCATTTCCTGATGGATTTAAACTGCTAGAGCCACTGGAATACCTCCAGAGATTATCTCCTGAACTATGACAACGTTTTGTTCTGTTGGctcaatatatctacatatagCAACAGAATGCGGACCTCTTGTCAAGTTGTGTATGCTTCATGTACGTGTGAAATGCACATGCCACCTGCTTTCGTTATTTTTCacagaagtagtgcactgggcctttactagtcgtGTTTTAGCGAACCGATTTACCCCCCTCCCCCTACAGATGCCTGTAGACTATCTGTGCAGGATGTTTGAGAGATGTTGGGGGTGAAATTCCAGTTTGCGAATCACTTCTTTCACATAGAAGCCTCTAAATAAATCAAAGAGAATGCACATCAGACACAGCTAGTAGGCTATGGTATGTTGAGTTATAAAGGATGTTAGGCCGAGATTCAGTCCGAGCAATCCTTCAATCCTTTCGGCAATGCACCTTTGAAAGGAAATGTTTCTGCTTTCGCAGAGACGACATTCAAGGTGAACGCTGCATATTTCGGCTGAACTGGAAGTTACCTTTTAAATGTCAAGCGCGCTATAAAACACGGATCTTCCATGGTCCTGATTGAATCTGCTTTACTCGAAATGGAACTGAAAGGACACTGCATGGGTTAAATTACCGCTGAGCCCCTGCCAGGACAAATCACTGTGTAGATGACCCAGCCAAAGACACATTTTCCAGTGTTTGCTATGGAATTCTTGCAATACAACACCGCTCATCAATCAGTTTGACCCAGACATTGCGTCAAAGTCGCCAAAGCAGATTAAGCTACTGCACATGTGCAGCATGATAGTTCTATTGAGCCTATATCTTCCTGTCTGTCACACCATCTCCTCTGCATCATCCTGTTCACCCTTCTGAAGTTAGGTGTTTGTCTATCCTAGGAACTGCCTAACATGAAATTCAGCCCTAAGTTTGACTTTGTTTTAAcctcttcctgtctccccctctccttttctcttttttttcagTTTGCTGATCACTTCTGTTTAAATCCCACTGGCATTACCTCAGTAGGCCTAATCCCCAGATATCAAAACATTTCCACAATGGCTGAGCTCAAATGGATGTACTTTAAAGTTTGTTTGATCACACAAAGTTCATCCTGAAAATACCCTGTCTCTGGTGctctagctacagttgaagtcggaagtttacaaacacttaggttggagtcattaaaacacatttttcaaccactccacacatttcttgtcaacaaactatagttttggtaagtcatctactttgtgcatgacacaagtaatttttccaacaattgtttacagacagactagttcacttataattcactgtatcacaattccagtgggtcagaggtttcatacactaagttgactgtgcctttaaacagcttggaaaattccagaaaatgatgtcatggctttagcagcttctgataggctaattgacataatttgagtcaattggaggtgtacctgtggatgtatttcaaggcctaccttcaaacacagtgcctatttgcttgacatcatgggaaaatcaaaagaaatcagccaaaaatgGTAGActtctacaagtctggttcatccttgggaccaATTTCCCTGAAGGTAccatattcatctgtacaaacaatagtatgcaagcataaacaccatgggaccacgcagccgtcataccgctcaggaaggagacgcgttctgtctcctagagatgaacgtactttgatgcgaaaagtgcaaatcgatcccagaacgacagcaaaggaccttgtgaatatgcttgaggaaacaggtaaaaatatatctatatccacagtaaaacgagtcctatatcgacagaacctgaaaggccgctcagcaagaaagaagccactgctccaaaaccgccattaaaaagccagactatggtttgcaactgcacatggggacaaagatcttactttttggagaaatgttgtctggtctgatgaaacaaaaaaagaactgtttgtccataatgaccatcgttatgtttggaggaaaaagggaagaacaccattccaacagtgaagcacgtgggtggcagcatcatgttgtgggggtgctttgctgcaggagggacatgtgcacttcacaaaatagatggtgtaGCGGGTCTTATATGTACCACAGGAGAACCAAGAAATGAAGAGCGACACCACGGCTGTCTTTTTGGCTTTTATGTTGATCTGCAATAGTATTGTGAAAAGACAGGACAGGATCACATCAGTCTCCAATGCACCATCTGACAAGTTGTTCTTACTCTCTGTGTTTTCTTGGACTGAAGAGAACGGGAGCTACGGGtggtaccagggtgttagtaggtgACGCAAGCACCCagatgaaataaaatacatttaatgaaaCACAACCCGAAGATGTTAACATTATTCAGCTACTGTAGCTGCCTACCGAACATGAACAGGCAGCACCAGTAGCGCAACAATTAAAAATAGACACCTAAAGTAACTGGCAATCATATCGATCTGACTTCCCCCTTCTGTCTGAACTTGGAATATTCCTATTCACGGGCTTTGGCCACTGACCCTCAATCTGGTTGTTGTGTACTTTTCTAATAATTTGAAGTTTGATGGAAAAACCTTTTTAACTCTCCTacaatggcatcatgagggaggaaagtTAGGTgtatatattgaaacaacatctcaagacctcagtcaggaagttaaagcttggtcgcaaatgggtcttccaaatggacaatgaccccaagcatacttccaaagttgtggcaaaatggcttaaggacaaggacaaagtcaaggtattggagtggccatcacaaagccctgacctcaatcccatagagaatatttgggcagaactgaaaaagagtgtgtgagaaaggaggcctacaaacctgacttagttacactagctctgtcaggaggaatgggccaaaattcagccaacttattgtgggaagcttgtggaaggatacctgcacgtttgacccaagttaaacaatttaaaggcaatgcttccaaatactaattgagtgtatgtaaacttcagacccacagggaatgtgataaaagctgaaataaatcattctctacttttattctgacatttcacattcttaaaataaaaagtgttgatcctaactgacctaagacagggaatttttactaggatgaaatgtcaggaattgtgaaaaactgagtttaaatgtatttggctaaggtaaggtgtatgtaaacttctgacttcgaCTGTAAATGTTTTTCTCCCACTGTCTTGACCGGACCCCAGCCTCACAGTTAAATTCATTTGAATGTCATTTTTGATGATAAAAATGTGTTTATTTAATTGTTTTAAAGAATATGCATTCAATCATTCAGAATGCGTGTCGGTGTATGATACAGTATTGTTCCGAGTCTACGTTGACAACTAACCAGTTCACAGCACGTGTCCTCCAGAACCCGTTTTTCGCGCGCAATTTTCGAGGTGGCCAGACAGTTCTGACAAACTTTTATGACACAGTGCAACTGAATAATATACATACTTTTTTGGTAAGTAGCCAGCAACAGTATTTGGTTGTTTCCAATGGAGTTTCGCTAAATATTCCTAATATTTTGGTTACCACCACATGATTTACGATTGACAAAACTCGAGACTGGATACCTATTTGGTTTTGTCATGATCAGATCAATCTGAAGTGTTAGCTTTATGCCTAGCTAGGCTAGCTGGCCAGCATAGCCCAATGTAATGTTAAAGTAGTTGAGTCAGAGGTTAGAGAAAGTGGTTTGGTTGAGTTGTTACAGAATTATCTAACTTCCATACCGGTTGCACTTATTTTTCCTATGCAACATTTTGCTCATAGAAAATGTCCCAGCTCCTCTTTGGAAAGCCAGCACCTACCTTTCAGTCTACACCAAAACTTTGTCATCATCATCCTTCATCACCCAAGGTAAATGAAGGAAAATATGACTGTCCAGCTCAACTCTGAATGACAGATCTTGCACCTTTGAATCCTTTGCTACATATTTTTGACAACTGTACACATTGTCAATGTATATTACAGGGATCAGAAAATGTTATGGTTTGATTGACATTTTCTCCCTGTATTCTTAGGACCCTGAACAAGGACATGGGCCAGAACAGGACATCCCTGATGAGACATTTTCATTTGTGCCACTGGACGAAAGCCATGGACAGCAAAGGTATGGCGTTACTGGGTTTAAAGTATTATTCATGTGTTCTGTTAAGTatttaactttttattttttatggaaGTGAGGACTCCGGCATCAACATTTCAAACATATCCAATAGACGTGACGTACACAACAGTACCTCCAGCGAGCGCCCAGGTGAGGAGGCTACGACTGTTCTCAGTTTAACGATAGAGGAGATAGGGAAGAAGGCCCAGGATCTGATAGAGCGAATCAACCAGAGCCGAGCCATGGACCAGGAAATCATGACCACCTTCGAGAACAAGTTAATGAATAAGGTATCAAAAAGCATATGgtcaaattttattttattttttaaagaatgCATTTAGATTACGAGTCTAGCCTAAtgtttatgtgaaggagagtgaCTGTGACTAGTGCGCGTGTGGGTTCCTTCCCAGGTGAGTGAGGTGTGCCAGCAGGTGAAGGAGCAGATGTTCAGCAGCTATGAGGAACATGGCCGTGGGATGGAGGCCAATCTGCAGGAGCTGTCTGAGGTTCTGGAGAGGTGCAGTCAGCTCAGTATGGAGCTGCAGGGAGCCAGCCAGACCTTATCAGCCATTAACAACAGCCTGCAGCGGACAGCTAAGAACTGACATCTACCCAGCCATTAATTTATTTGAACTGTCTTATAGCATCCCGACTTCGGGGAGGTCTGGAATAATTAAAGCAATGCCTTGTTTGTTTGACTGTGGTATGTCAAATATAACATAAAACAGTGGTTGTAAACTGAGTGGGTGTTGGAAGCTTTTTGTTTATAAAAATTATTACATAACTAGTGTGGATATTTTTGTTCATACCCATGACCAAATAGCATTATAGAACATATTTAATGGGCCAGAATATAGGTTTGTGCCCAGTTTAGAATCAAAAACATTCACCTTAATGCCTATGGGTCGGTCCACCAATTCACTGCCAAGTGTAACTTGGTATAATTATTTTTTTTGAACATACTGTCATAAAGAGCAGATAACTTCATTAAAGAAAGTTTTTCTATCAAAAGAcgtcaaataaaaataattactatagtaagtgccaaataaagtaacagggttgatgacTTCTTAAAGCAGCTAAAAAAtcccttgtgacagggggaatggaagcttgtgtgCAACagtggcaattgaatgcaagcttcacccAACATTaaaattgttaaaacatttctagcctgtctatccaTGGgtaagtaacagggttgacgtgttattctcgacccactcagttttccatcacaaaacaccagaaaatgtccaaaaagagtagaacctacttttagatgttcaatgtttagaaaaatatatatataaagagttCCGTTCACATAAGTGTTGACCTTAATGTACAGATaaatcactaatcacattaaataagTATTTGCAAATGAccttttcaaagcaacaaaataacttcacagtgaTGGGGGAAACTTTTGAGTTTAAGTGTGTTAGATTCTTCCAGAAGTCAGAGTGCACAGAGGAGCATGTCAACGTACTGAATATAGGCCATTTAGCGAGTCATAATAGAAATCTGATTTATTGAATAGTCCGTGtgacaggcttttaaaattcaatagtGGTGCACAATTTCTATATCAAAGGGACGCAAAATACACTTCATGGAATACCCCAAATACAAATTTCTCGGATCTGCCTAAATGGTCACAAATACAACGGCATGATTATTTAAACTGCTTTCATTTATTTACTTAATTTAACTTTTTTCCCCCTAACTCTAACAGTACATGCATTATCAATTATTTGGCATTCAATTACAAATAACTGGTCATTAGTACCATCACAGTTCTAAAAACTCAGGACATACGTATGGATCATGACctcattttaaaatgtttgtCCAACCATTTTACTACAAATGCTGTGAGGAAACAAGCGATTCATTCTGAACCATTTCAACTTCCACCGTATAAGTAAACTATTTCAAACACATTCTAGACAGAAATTGTCCAAACAAACCAGTAAGTACTAGGGTTTTATGAGAGTAGAAAAATAGCTTTGTTTTTCAAGTTGAAATAATTACACTCATGAATTGTCCATGAGATCGATGATAGACTTGCCTTTAAAACCCGACCTGGTCTTTCGCATAAAATAAAGATTTAGGACTGGTTTCCCGGACACAGACTAAGCCTAGTCCTGGTCTAAAAAGCAATTTCAATcgagattctccattgagcatgctttttagtccaggaccaagcttaatctgtgtccagaaaACCAGCCCATATTCTACAAACTCAAGAGAGAGGAAACATTAGCATTAGTTAGTTACTGTAGAAGACAAGCCATCAAAGCAGTGTAGAACTACTTGTCCTTTGTTTAAGGAACAGATTGACTTTAGGTTTCTGATAGTGGTCTGTTTTAGCACTAGCAGCAGGCAGTTAGTTATTAACAGTGAAAGACTGCAGTCCAGTGATGGCTCTGCCCAGAATCAGGGCATGGATGTCATGGGTACCTGGAAGACAAAGAAAACAATATAAGGAACCATGTGGAACAGTGCTGATGCTGAAGTTGAGGAACtatataaggagagagagactttttTTCTCATTTGAAAGTATTGTGGAAAGTTCAATGGTTTTCCCATATGACCTATTTATTGTAAATGACATTACTGACCTCTACTGGTGAGGAAATAAACCACAATAAAAAAGTTTTGCATCCATATCCTCTTAGATCTGGTTATGGCCTTCTTTCTCCTCACCTTCGTATGTGTTGACGGCCTCCAGGTTCATAACATGGCGGATGATGTGGTACTCATCAGAGATGCCGTTTCCTCCCAGCATGTCTCTGGCTTGCCGGGCGATGTCCAGGGACTTCCCACAGCTGTTCCTCTTTAGCATAGAGATCATCTCAGGGGCTGccctgagggaggagagaagacatATGAGATAAGTCTCCTCAGGTTCTATTCACTCTGAAACAACCAGAAATTGTACTTCCCCtatggtgtgtagttatttgTTAAAAAGTGGTGTCACACTACAAGACAATTATGTCACATCATTTCCAATTCCCTCTTACTTTTTGGCGTCGATGAGTCTCCCAAGCTGTAGACAGGCCTGCAGACCAATGGTGATTTCTGTCAACATGTCGGCCATCTTTTTCTGCATCAGCTGGTTTCTGGCCAGGGGTACTCCAAACTGGATTCTGAGATTAACAAATATCATGAGTAGCAGAACATCTTAAGTTCACACAGAAAAGCTGAGAAAACCAAATAAGATTCAAGAGCTACAGACTTTTGCTCGGCCCTGCTCATCCAAAACAACATCCCATACCAATAGTAGCCGCAGAATCCTCACCTGTCTAGTGTGTACTGACGAGCCGCGTGGAAGCAGAACTCTGCAGCACCTAGTGAACCCCAGGCGATGCCATACCGGGCATTGTTCAGGCAACCAAAGGGACCCTAGAGCCAAAgagaacaaacaaaacatttataccaacaaggttaaaCAGCATTATAAGAAAGTCTGGCCATCCACATAAAAGTCAGTACATGAGAGCGGTATCCTGGCCTCTACTCACCCCCAGGCCAGAGACTTTGGGCAGCAGGTTCTCCTCAGGAACCTCCACCTCATCCATGATGATCATGCCAGTGGCAGATGCCCTCAGAGAGAACTTGCCCTCGATCTTGGGTGTGGTGAAGCCCTTCATACCGCGCTCCAGGATGAAGCCACACACCTTCCCATCGTCACACTTGGCCCAGACCACAGCGATGTCCGCCACAGGGGAGTTGGTGATCCTGACGAAGGTGAAGGAGATGAGGGAAGGCATTGTAATTTAGGGAGGAGCCATTTTATCAGTATGCTACAGAATGAGCCTGGTTTCTAGGGCTATATGGAGGACAGTTTTGCATAAGTTTCACAAGACGTGATGGGAGAATTGAACAGAACCACGTACTCAATGTCAAACTAAGCATTTCCCCAGAGGAAAGTGTTACATCAAATATATAAAACATGAACTACAGGCCCAGGTTACCAATTAACATGTATTTATTCAGTGTTAAGCTTACGCAACGTGAGGGCCAATGCACTCAATGGTTAAGTATACAACCACAAAGTCCAGTTCAGTCACTGCTGACGTCTCTCAGTTCAGAATCATAACACTCTGTGAAACCCGAGTAAAGGGGAACTGAGGGGAACCTAATATTCATGCACCTAGCATTAATATATTTGTGAACAGCACCACCCTGTGGATTAGTTTACAGAGTGAAATGTTTACAGATTTAGATAAGAGCCAAACCACTTGATCTTGGGTTTATTAtttgaaaaatacatttaaaaaaaaacattttaaaaattgcTCTAATGAATACAAAAACTCTGAAGATTTCTGTATAATAGAAAGCATATATTCCTATTCTTCAGCATTTTTCGAAGTGGCCTATTCTTGATGTTTCATGAATAGGTAGTCTTTTCAATCAGTAGAGGAATGCATTCCAAGGTGTTGAGACAAAGGTAGCCTTCATCAATGTTTGTGGTCTGTAGGTGTTTGTTCTGTCATATAATCCATTGGCTATTTATAGGAAGCAATTCTAAAGTACTTTGCACTGAGTACATCACAAAACACTGAGTACATCACATCTAAACATCAAGGTTCTCCTAATGCCTGCTATCCAGCTACACACATCTCTGTCCAGTCAGGCCTGAAGTCCTCATGGGGTGATGAACTGTTTCCGTCACTATGTAGTAGGGCTGGGAATTACAAGGGACCTCCCGCTACgctattatcacgatacttaggtgacgatacaatatgtattgcaattctcaTGTATTGTGATTCAATACTGCGATTTTATTGCAAGGttatgttccaaacatattgctcactatatgtctgctgcagagagacgagAAAGCATGAGAACATTTGTTTTGATCAGTcaggaaataaaagtgctgaagaCATggtggctcactatttaaaaaggaGAGAACAAGCTATAAGATGAAAAATACcagagttttggtgcaggtacagacaACTAGCACCATCTAgcaaaaattatatatatataaatatatattacacAATATCGTCATAAATAATATTGCGACATGTAACTGTATTGATTTTTTCTCCCTAGCACTACTATGTAGTGAAGTACAGTCTCCCAGTTCTACTCACCAGGTCTTGGAGCCAGTGAGAGTGAAGGTGCGGCTGGAGGGGTTGAACTTCGCCCGGGTCTCCATGCCACCGGGGTCACTGCCGTGGTTGGGCTCAGTCAACCCAAAACAGCCCAGGATCTCTCCACGAGCTGGGAGGTAGAGGACGCATTACAGGACAAATACACCCAGATACAAACAGGACTGTGTGTCATTTAAGATGAGGCTTAAGGGATGTGGATGTCCCCTCCTCCTTACCCAGCCTGGGCAGCCACTTCTCCTTCTGCTCTTCGGTGCCGTACGCGTAGATAGGGTGCATGACCAAGGAGGACTGCACACTCATGACAGAGCGGTAGCCACTGTCCACCCTCTCAACTTCCCTCGCGATCAAACCGTAGGCCACATAACTCGTCCCAGCACAGCCATAGCCTGGTCAaagtgtagagggagagaggtcacATCATAGGCAATAACCTCCAAAACAAACAGTAGGCCGACATTAAAAGGGAATTAAGTGAATCTACAATTAATTATCTAATTTACATGATCTATATTTCAATTCTTCTGGCATCACACATATAGTTGATTCTCAAAAACAAATAGCCTTTAACATTTTGTGATCAAAATGACTAAAGTCCATTTCACAGAAAACAAAATCCCTCTTTGAAAGCTTACAGAGAATGATATAACCCCCAGGGGCTTACAGGTACATTATCCATTTCAAATTATAAGTTTATAAAACATGTACCAGTGGGCTGTCACTCaaattaaaataaagaaaactctAAGAAATACAGAGTTTAagtgataaaaaaaaaacagccaaCCATGTTTCCCACCCATTCCCATCCCGCTCACCAGTTAACAGGGTCAAGTATATTTGTCCAAGCCTCAATTGTTCCCTGAGTAGCACCATTAATTCTCGCTGTCGATAATTCTAACTTCTAACAGTAACTGTATCCACTGGCGAACTTGGAGAGAGTGAGGTGATTGCCATCTAAGAGCCATCAATCATCTCTGATTGATTGAGAGATTCAAGGAGCTATCATCATTAGGTAACATAATATATGCCAAACATTGAATATTTACATTCATGCACATCGCACTTGTACCTTTGCCC
Proteins encoded in this window:
- the LOC135555236 gene encoding synaptonemal complex central element protein 2-like, coding for MVDFYKSGSSLGPISLKDPEQGHGPEQDIPDETFSFVPLDESHGQQRRDVHNSTSSERPGEEATTVLSLTIEEIGKKAQDLIERINQSRAMDQEIMTTFENKLMNKVSEVCQQVKEQMFSSYEEHGRGMEANLQELSEVLERCSQLSMELQGASQTLSAINNSLQRTAKN
- the LOC135555487 gene encoding glutaryl-CoA dehydrogenase, mitochondrial-like, giving the protein MALRSAVCRLLVNPQRCAIISASRSQGSAAPAQKDAEKASEKKAKAPKVQFNWRDGLELEGQLTEDEIMIRDSFRDYCQDKLMPRILMANRNEVFHRDIVSEMGELGVLGPTIKGYGCAGTSYVAYGLIAREVERVDSGYRSVMSVQSSLVMHPIYAYGTEEQKEKWLPRLARGEILGCFGLTEPNHGSDPGGMETRAKFNPSSRTFTLTGSKTWITNSPVADIAVVWAKCDDGKVCGFILERGMKGFTTPKIEGKFSLRASATGMIIMDEVEVPEENLLPKVSGLGGPFGCLNNARYGIAWGSLGAAEFCFHAARQYTLDRIQFGVPLARNQLMQKKMADMLTEITIGLQACLQLGRLIDAKKAAPEMISMLKRNSCGKSLDIARQARDMLGGNGISDEYHIIRHVMNLEAVNTYEGTHDIHALILGRAITGLQSFTVNN